A region from the Leptospira venezuelensis genome encodes:
- a CDS encoding di-heme oxidoredictase family protein produces the protein MNCDKNLNFGSGKTPEPNPSRRRFNKTIPILVSILLNFFYCGGKEGTDPLGIAAIIANQTSIAPDPGEAFSGGYGTRFISNPTSFDTPFVNLSSDGIKFNTGNNFFNRAWVAEGNSASSGLGPTFNTSSCQNCHASDGRGAPPSGGGTLFSSVGILIRLSKVGVSDPTTGGPVGLDSFGLQLNHKGIGCTSPFTYDSNFDCNGTTGANFTPPEGTASVSYTGTPVVRNYTSGGTVTLNTPVYSISWNVNFGGAPSSFNLSPRTAPMIPGLGLLEAIPESTILGWADPTDSDGDGISGKVNMVWDAKNHKKVMGRFGWKANEPSLFQQNQGAFLGDIGITSPLFSTDNCPSTQTQCLAAASGTADPEITASIADSVNFYTRLVAVPARRNLSDQDVIDGKAIFSSIKCDACHKPFVLTGNVPGLPELSFQYIKPYTDLLLHDMGPDLADGRPDFDADGQEWRTPPLWGLGLIQEVNGHLRLMHDGRANGIEEAILWHGGEADTARNGFQNLSLTDRQKLIKFLESL, from the coding sequence ATGAACTGTGATAAAAACTTAAACTTCGGTTCGGGAAAAACTCCGGAACCGAATCCATCTCGGAGACGTTTCAACAAAACGATCCCGATCTTAGTATCTATTCTTCTAAACTTTTTTTACTGCGGTGGAAAAGAAGGAACAGATCCTCTTGGAATAGCTGCAATAATCGCGAACCAAACAAGTATTGCACCGGACCCGGGAGAAGCTTTCTCCGGAGGATATGGCACGCGATTTATCTCCAACCCAACTTCTTTCGATACTCCTTTTGTAAACTTGAGTTCCGATGGAATTAAATTTAATACAGGGAATAACTTTTTCAATAGAGCTTGGGTAGCAGAAGGCAATAGTGCCTCCTCTGGCTTAGGGCCAACCTTTAATACAAGTTCTTGCCAAAACTGCCATGCAAGTGATGGAAGAGGAGCCCCACCTAGTGGCGGAGGGACCTTATTTAGCTCCGTTGGGATTTTGATACGACTTTCTAAGGTTGGAGTTTCAGATCCTACTACCGGTGGACCTGTAGGTTTAGATTCTTTCGGACTTCAATTGAATCATAAAGGAATTGGATGCACTAGTCCATTCACTTACGATTCCAATTTCGACTGTAACGGTACAACTGGTGCGAATTTTACTCCACCAGAAGGTACAGCTTCAGTATCTTATACAGGTACGCCTGTTGTAAGAAATTACACTTCAGGTGGAACAGTAACCTTAAACACTCCAGTATATTCGATTAGTTGGAATGTGAACTTCGGAGGAGCACCTTCTTCCTTTAATCTTTCTCCGAGAACTGCTCCTATGATCCCAGGTTTAGGTTTATTAGAAGCAATTCCTGAATCCACAATCTTAGGCTGGGCAGATCCAACCGATTCCGATGGTGATGGAATATCAGGAAAAGTGAATATGGTTTGGGACGCCAAAAATCATAAAAAAGTTATGGGGCGTTTCGGTTGGAAAGCAAACGAGCCAAGTTTATTCCAACAAAACCAAGGTGCTTTTTTAGGAGATATAGGAATCACAAGTCCATTATTTTCGACAGACAATTGCCCAAGCACTCAGACCCAATGTTTAGCTGCTGCATCCGGAACTGCCGATCCTGAGATCACTGCATCCATTGCCGATTCTGTGAATTTTTATACCAGATTAGTCGCTGTTCCTGCCAGAAGAAACTTATCTGACCAAGATGTAATTGATGGAAAGGCAATATTCTCTTCTATCAAGTGTGATGCATGTCATAAACCATTTGTTCTCACAGGGAATGTCCCAGGACTTCCTGAACTTTCTTTCCAATATATCAAACCTTATACAGATCTACTTCTTCATGATATGGGTCCTGACCTTGCCGATGGAAGACCGGACTTTGATGCAGACGGACAAGAATGGAGAACGCCTCCTCTTTGGGGACTCGGTCTGATCCAAGAAGTAAATGGACATTTAAGACTTATGCATGATGGAAGAGCTAATGGGATCGAAGAAGCAATCCTATGGCATGGAGGAGAGGCGGACACCGCAAGGAACGGTTTCCAAAATCTATCTCTCACAGACAGGCAAAAGCTGATCAAATTTTTGGAATCTTTATAG
- a CDS encoding imelysin family protein, translated as MRSILSNSLFRKTLYFILISSFVSCGGGGGKDPLFLLAAGPGSSAFLEHTGNFVIIPSLEQLTTDTAALEAAAITYTTSGSTNVTNLAALQTAWDQVRVSLKKVEPYYFGPATNPTEYYTKMDGFIKSGARPSANFVNQIISGTTPVCTAVNTTVNKTNLTVCPPKYKGIESLEILLFDADLSRTTIDSNASINTANTGNTKRTDYILALAQVINQDALDLYNKWLPSGGNFLREYTTGTGIQFRSQGEAFDTYIQSLGNLVNQIQDNKLGNAACLSVSCSGAGKRQEPDSVFLEAIYSRVAYKDLRDNLLGIEFAYLGDPADPKISSMSKLVRAQNSSLDDDIQAEIINFKNMIDAKISATADLYAEIDADGTTMNGTSVIANVKPIWDQAKILKNLMTIDAFSVLGVPNLPSSNDGD; from the coding sequence ATGAGATCCATATTATCTAATTCTTTATTTAGAAAAACATTATACTTTATTTTAATATCTTCCTTTGTTTCCTGCGGCGGCGGTGGCGGGAAAGATCCTTTGTTCCTATTGGCAGCCGGACCAGGAAGTTCTGCATTTTTAGAACATACTGGTAATTTCGTAATCATCCCAAGTTTGGAACAATTGACTACGGATACAGCAGCCTTAGAAGCAGCAGCAATTACTTACACTACTTCCGGCAGCACGAATGTTACAAATCTTGCTGCCTTGCAAACTGCTTGGGACCAAGTAAGAGTTTCTTTAAAGAAAGTAGAACCGTATTATTTCGGACCAGCTACTAATCCGACTGAGTATTATACTAAAATGGACGGATTTATCAAATCCGGAGCAAGACCAAGTGCCAACTTTGTAAATCAGATTATATCTGGCACTACCCCTGTTTGCACTGCTGTGAATACCACTGTAAACAAAACAAACCTAACCGTTTGCCCACCTAAATACAAAGGTATTGAATCTCTTGAAATTCTACTTTTTGACGCGGATCTAAGCAGAACTACAATTGATTCAAATGCGAGCATCAATACTGCAAACACTGGCAACACTAAAAGAACAGATTATATCTTAGCTCTTGCTCAGGTAATCAATCAAGATGCATTAGATTTATATAATAAATGGCTCCCGAGTGGAGGAAACTTCTTAAGGGAATACACTACAGGAACAGGGATCCAATTCCGTTCTCAGGGAGAAGCTTTCGATACCTATATCCAATCTCTCGGAAATTTAGTAAACCAGATCCAGGACAATAAACTCGGAAACGCCGCTTGTTTAAGTGTCTCTTGCTCCGGAGCAGGAAAAAGACAAGAGCCAGATTCAGTTTTCTTGGAAGCGATCTATTCCAGAGTTGCGTATAAAGATCTGAGAGATAACCTATTAGGAATTGAATTCGCTTATTTAGGGGATCCTGCCGATCCTAAGATCAGCTCTATGTCAAAATTAGTAAGAGCACAAAACTCTTCTTTAGATGATGATATCCAGGCTGAAATCATAAACTTTAAGAATATGATCGATGCAAAAATCAGTGCTACTGCAGACTTATACGCGGAGATTGATGCAGATGGCACCACTATGAATGGAACAAGTGTCATTGCGAATGTAAAACCAATCTGGGATCAGGCAAAAATTTTAAAGAACCTAATGACCATTGATGCGTTCTCAGTTCTAGGAGTTCCTAATCTTCCTTCTTCCAACGACGGGGACTGA